The Streptomyces halobius genomic interval CACGAGCGCTTCCGGGCGCTGATCGAAGAGGGCCAGCGGGCCGGGGTGTTCACCGCCGACATCCCGGCCGACCTCGTCGTGGACTACCACTTCGGCTCGGTGCACCACCTCGGCACGTGGTACCGCGAGGACGGGCCGCTCAGCCCGCAGCGCGTCGCCGATCATCTGGCGGATCTGCTGCTGCGGGCGTTGCGGCCGTAGCCCGTAACGCCGTTACAGGTACTTCTTGATCTCACGGCGTGCCAGCGACCGCTGGTGCACCTCGTCCGGGCCGTCCGCCAGGCGCAGCGTCCGGGCCGCCGCCCACAGCTCGGCCAGCGGGAAGTCCTGGCTCACCCCGCCCGCGCCGTGCAGCTGCACCGCCCGGTCGAGGATGTCCACGACGGTACGCGGCGTGGCGATCTTGATGGCCTGGATCTCGGTGTGCGCGCCCTTGTTGCCGACGGTGTCCATCAGCCAGGCGGTCTTCAGCAGCAGCAGCCGCAGCTGCTCCACCGCCACCCGCGCGTCCGCGATCCACTGCTGGACCACGCCCTGCTGCGCCAGCGGCTTGCCGAACGCCGTACGGCTCACCGCGCGGCGGCACATCAGCTCGATGGCGCGCTCGGCCATGCCGATCAGCCGCATGCAGTGGTGGATCCGGCCGGGGCCGAGCCGGGCCTGGGCGATGCCGAAGCCGCCGCCCTCCTCGCCGATCAGATTGCCCGCCGGGACCCGGACATCGTCGAAGACCACCTCGGCGTGCCCGCCGTGCCAGTGGTCCTCGTAGCCGTACACCTGCATGGCCCGCTTCACCACCAGGCCGGGGGTGTCCCGCGGCACCAGCACCATCGACTGCTGGCGGCGCGGATCGGCGCCGTCCGGGTCGGTCTTGCCCATCACGATGAAGATCCGGCAGAGCGGGTTCATCGCCCCGGAGATGTACCACTTGCGCCCGTTGATGACGTAATCGTCGCCGTGCCGCTCGATGCGGGTCTCGATGTTCGTCGCGTCCGACGACGCCACCTCGGGCTCGGTCATCGCGAACGCCGACCGGATCTCGCCCGCCAGCAGCGGCTCCAGCCACTGCTTCCGCTGCGCCTCGCTGCCGAACTGCGCCAGCACCTCCATGTTGCCGGTGTCCGGGGCCGCGCAGTTCAGCGCGGTCGGGGCCAGCTGCGGGCTGCGGCCGGTGATCTCCGCCAGCGGCGCGTACTGAAGGTTCGTCAGCCCCGCGCCGTACTCCTCGTCGGGCAGGAACACGTTCCACAGGCCCTGTCGTCGCGCCTCGGCCTTGAGCTCCTCGACGACCGCGGGGGTGTCCCACGGGGAGGCGAGCGCGGCCCGCTGCTCACGGGCGGTCTCCTCGGCCGGCAGCACATGCTCGTCCATGAACGTCAGGAGCTTCTCGCGCAGCTCCTCCGTACGGGCGTCGAATGCGAAGTCCATGCGGGTGCCTCAGCCTTCCTTGAGGGTGGTGAGTCCGTGGTCGATGAATACGGGCACCAGCTCGCCGATCCGGTCGAAGCCCGCGCCGATGGTCTGGCCGAGGGTGAAGCGGTAGTGGATGCCTTCGAGGATCACCGCGAGCTTGAACCAGGCGAACGCCGTGTACCAGGCGACGGCGGAGGTGTCCCGGCCGGACCGTGCGGCATAGCGCTCGATCAGCTCGGCCGGGGCGGGGTGGCCCGGGGCGCCGCTGGTGGTGCTCACCGGCGATTCGGCCAGGCCCAGGTCGGAGCTGTACATCACCAGCAGACCGAGGTCGGTCAGCGGATCGCCGAGCGTCGACATCTCCCAGTCGAGTACGGCGTTGAGGGTGCCGTCGGCCCCGATCAGGACGTTGTCCAGCCGGTAGTCCCCGTGCACGACGGCCGGTGCGGGCGAGGCGGGCAGCGCCCGGCCCAGGGCCTCGTGCAGCTCGTCGATGCCCGGCAGTTCACGGTTCTTCGAGGCGTTCAACTGCTTTCCCCAGCGACGCAGTTGACGCTCCAGGAAGCCCTCCGGCCGGCCGAAGTCACCGAGCCCGGCCGCCTCCGGGTCCACGGCGTGCAGCTCGACGAGCGTGTCCACCAGGGAGAGGACCACGGCGCGGGTGCGCTCGGGGCCGAGCGGCGCGAGCTGGGCGGCCGTGCGGTACGGCGTGCCCTCGACCAGCTCCATGACGTAGAAAGGCGCACCGATGACCGACTCGTCCTCGCAGAGCAGCAGCGTCTCGGGGACCGGCACCGGGGTGTCGTGCAGCGCGCTGATCACCCGGTGCTCGCGCCGCATGTCGTGCGCGGTGGCCAGGACATGGCCGAGCGGCGGGCGGCGGACGACCCAGGAGGCGGTGCCGTCGGTGACGCGGTAGGTGAGGTTGGACCGCCCGCCCTCGACCAGCCGCGCGCGCAGCGGCCCGCCGGCCAGGCCCGGCCGCTCCCGGTCCAGATGCTCGCGCAGTCGCTCCAGGTCGAGGCCGGGGGGTACCTCCCGGGCCGCGGCCTGCGGGGGAGGGGTGCCCTTGCTCATCGTGCTCCTCCGTAGGGAGTGGACGGGTCGACGAGCACGATCATGCCGACTAGTCGGTATGGCGTCCAGTGGTGTGCCGTGGGGCGTCCGTCACGCGACGCTGTGCCGCCGCGTCACACCGGGCGGGCGTCGCCCGTGACGCAGGGCGGGCATCGCCCCGTGACGCTGACGCCGGGCGGGCATCGCCCCTCACGCCTGGCGTGCATCGCCGTCACGCATGGCACGCCGGCGGGACCCCGCCGTTCAAGGCCGCCATGTCGCCGAAGGCGGTCAACGGGTCGAGCGGGGCGCCCGGCTCGGCGCCCGCCAGCTCCGCGTAAGCGCGATGCAGGTTCGCCACCAGCCGCTCGCTCTCGGCCAGCGCCGCGAACGGGCCGAGATCCGCCTCCTGGGCCACCTCCAGCGGCGTACGGCCCTCCCCCGGCCCTCGGCCGGGGGGACCGCCAGCCCGGCCCTCCCGCGCCAGCCCGTCGACGAACCGCAGATAACGCTCGATGCCGTCATA includes:
- a CDS encoding acyl-CoA dehydrogenase family protein, producing MDFAFDARTEELREKLLTFMDEHVLPAEETAREQRAALASPWDTPAVVEELKAEARRQGLWNVFLPDEEYGAGLTNLQYAPLAEITGRSPQLAPTALNCAAPDTGNMEVLAQFGSEAQRKQWLEPLLAGEIRSAFAMTEPEVASSDATNIETRIERHGDDYVINGRKWYISGAMNPLCRIFIVMGKTDPDGADPRRQQSMVLVPRDTPGLVVKRAMQVYGYEDHWHGGHAEVVFDDVRVPAGNLIGEEGGGFGIAQARLGPGRIHHCMRLIGMAERAIELMCRRAVSRTAFGKPLAQQGVVQQWIADARVAVEQLRLLLLKTAWLMDTVGNKGAHTEIQAIKIATPRTVVDILDRAVQLHGAGGVSQDFPLAELWAAARTLRLADGPDEVHQRSLARREIKKYL
- a CDS encoding phosphotransferase family protein produces the protein MSKGTPPPQAAAREVPPGLDLERLREHLDRERPGLAGGPLRARLVEGGRSNLTYRVTDGTASWVVRRPPLGHVLATAHDMRREHRVISALHDTPVPVPETLLLCEDESVIGAPFYVMELVEGTPYRTAAQLAPLGPERTRAVVLSLVDTLVELHAVDPEAAGLGDFGRPEGFLERQLRRWGKQLNASKNRELPGIDELHEALGRALPASPAPAVVHGDYRLDNVLIGADGTLNAVLDWEMSTLGDPLTDLGLLVMYSSDLGLAESPVSTTSGAPGHPAPAELIERYAARSGRDTSAVAWYTAFAWFKLAVILEGIHYRFTLGQTIGAGFDRIGELVPVFIDHGLTTLKEG